The Gossypium arboreum isolate Shixiya-1 chromosome 4, ASM2569848v2, whole genome shotgun sequence DNA segment TTTTTATGTCAACATTAGGTATACTTGAGGTACATATGGCATACTAAACATCACTATTCGATTATTTTATCAGCCACAAAAGTTTTTAATAGTTTAAAGGAATGGTTTTTAACAAAAAAgattaatttactctttgatctgacGTACAAtgattaatttactcatttttttgaATAAAGGAGAAAAAATACAATCTAACTATAATACAATGGCCTCAATGGTACTTTTATCGATTGCCTTTTACACGTGGTTTTTATGAAATGAGATAATTTCTTTCTAGTATTAAAGATGGGGTTTATTTATTGGTAGTATTTGTGATTTGCAATTTTAGCAAATTGGAGATTTAAATTTGTCACACCCATTTCATAATTGATCCTCAAGCCTCATCTTGCAAATAGATTCTTTTTTATTTGATGGAGCTCACTtaatccaatttttttttttttatctttcttcTCTTATTCTCAAATGGTTGCATTACATTATAACTTTTAGATCAATTCATTAAGAGAAATTCGTTACTTTTGGTCACTTCTTAATAGGGGCAGAGTCAGGGGGTTAAATTGTGCATGTATGCTCTTTTTTTGTTAATTGGCTAAATAGACTCCTTTTTTTTCAAGATTTAGGGAATAGGTCGATTTTGGATAGAGTGTGTAAAAATACGTCTAGCTGGACAAGCTTTTGCTGACATGTCAAGAAACCGCTCTTCTAAAGAAAATGCGTTTAGTTGGGCACACTTTTCCTAACATGTCAACAAAAGCTCGTCCAACTGGACGTGCTTTCTTACCAATTGTGCAGAAAGCTTACTTTCTTGCCAATTGTGCAGAAAGCTCACCTAGCTGGGTGAGCTTTCTTGACAACTGTGTGGAAAGCTCGCCTAGCTAGACGAGCTTTTGCCAACTTTGCAGAAAACGCACCCAGCTGGATGCGCTTTTCATACCCTTTCTCCAAAATCAGTCTATTTCtctaaatctttaaaaaaaaaaaaagacctatTTGACCAATTAAAAAAATAACGGCATATATGACTAATTTAGCCAAGTTAGAGGCTAGTATGGGTCCAACCCTTTAAAATAGAAAAGTTCTTTTtaatcttttataatttataaaatcttaaattagtaatgaaaattttacactttaactatccaaaatgataaaatttaatttattattttaaaattataaaatataaaattttaaaataataaaattacacttttattataataaaatatacaacTTAATTTCACTCAATAAAACAAATTCTACAGAGTATAATGCAAGGAGGATGTTGtgcattatatataaatattttcaaataacACACATTAGTTAAGCAAATCATCGTGTTCCATGCATCATGCATTACATAGATAAGCATATCATTACTTCCACTTACTTTATAAAAGGAAGAAACATTAAAACAATTAAATGGACATAGTGCATGCATATTATATTGAACAGTGTCCATTGGTGACTATGTTAAACATTAAAATATGAGGAGACATAATCTTTTATTAAAGAGTGACATTTGAATCTCATATGATGGTTTTGATAATTAAGGGTGTTCATCATTTCAGGTACGTGATTTAGATTCGAGTTGCGTTAATTGTGTTAGTTATTTGAGCTTTGTCTTATTAGGTTGGAGTTgtaattcactaaaaataaaaataaaagggtgacATTTTGGATAGAATTGTTGGATTTAATGGGTAATTATTCAAATAAGTTCAAAAGTTTAACGTACTTATGCTGATCACACGCCTAGCCCTAGATTTGGAAATCTAGGGTTCTATCCAGATTTTCTCCTTACATATTGATTAAATAGAACAAAATTGGGTAAAATCTTTATTCAACTGATCATCAAAAAAATGACGAGATTGCTACGGAACTCCACACAATCACTATTGAAATTATTGAATTCAtttattggaatggttgatatcGCAATgattctcaattcaatttagGGTTTGTCAAATAGAGAATATGGATTTTCGTTCTCATGATACAGTTTCATGTAGAGGTGTTCAAGTTGGGCTTAGAcacaatattaatatattttatacttattcAAAATTGGTTCAGCTCGAAATATGAGCATAAAATTTTATCTaaccttgtttttatttttaaatagctAATTGGtttattcatattatttttaaaattttaaaatatatatttttattattttaatttaatatttaatgattttatatatttttgtttattaaaattttatattatcttaACATTTCTTAATATTTACATTATGGTAGTATTATATATCTTTGTCTAGGTTACTAATGATTTTATGACAATTGTTAAGGTAATCTGTTACATGTAGGTTATGGTGAGTGTATTACATTTCCTCTTTTAATGCATATTGGTTTTGcttcaaaaaaaatttgttctATAAATTACATAGTATAAAACATTATAAACTTAAATCAGATCGGGTCCGACCGAGTTCGGGTCTTAAATGTTCAAGCTTGAATTCAACCCATATTTTAAATGGGTGTAATTTTTTTGTGAAACCCATTTTTCCTGGCGTAATCTTTTTATCTAAACCcattcaaattcaaatctttaggCTTAGATGGATAGCTCAACTCATGAACAAGTCTAATTTCATATAATGTTTATCTTTTTTTGGAGTTAGTGGCAAAGCTTTGATctaaaggttaaaaaggtaaatttgTTATCATAATTTTCCCTTTGAAatgtatgattatattttatTGTGATTGAATCACAAGTAAATTTGtcacttaatttatttaattaattttggtatttgaatttgttttttaattaaattttataggaGGGTACGATTGCATGTGCAACTCGAATTTTTGTGCTTACTAGAGTACTAGTGAGTACTCAAACCAACTCTAAGCTTTTATTGGAAACAAAAATTACTTGATTAATCAAAATGAAGTATATCCAGCTATAATATATTGATAAATTTGCCCTTTTATCCTATTAATGATTTAATGAATGTTTCAGTGTTTCCTCTGTTTTTGGATTATTATTTGTTTACCAATTTCTGTTGGTTTATGGGAAAATGAGgaaaagaagggaaaaaaaatCTTAATTCGATCCGGAATCTGAAAAACCTCCACTTCTAAAAGCTCTTAAAGAGGGTTGTCTGAAGAATCCATTTTTCCCCATCTCTTTCTTCCCAAGAAAACCACTTTTTTCTCCGTACTCTAACCATGAAGAAAATGAACTGACCAACTCAGTTACCATCTAAATCAAGCACCAACATAAACATAAACTTGTAGAAATTCAGGTagtttttctttgattttctcttTGTTTTGGAGAGACCATAATGGGATTTCATTGCTAAAAGCAACCAcatttctatggatgaattgcaGGTTTATCTACACTCTCCTTGGCCTTGGTGTTACCCTGTGTTTGATCACATATTCGGGGCACGTTGCTGGCTGTTGCCTATATCTTGTATCCTTTTATCCAATCTTACTGAAATTTTGTTCTAAAAATGACAGTATTACTTTGTGGATTATTATATCTATATATCACTAACTAGCCCTTTGCTAATATGATTTTATTCTTCACTACTATGATAGTGAATACGTTTGCAGCTTCATGAACTCAAATCACAAGTTAATGGAGATGGTAAATTTGTTGTTGACCTTCATTGCATTTTAGTACATGACATTATTGTTTTTCCTTCTTATGCTGGAGGCTGGAGTGACCACTGATGTGTTTTTCAATCATGACTGGGAGGAGGTCTATCACATTCAAAAGCtcataattttataacttttgcatGTCTTATGAATATACATGTATAGCATGCTTACAAAAACACTACCAGGACTTTCCAGTGGAACCAACTGAAAGTTTTAACAAGTTCGAAGATTTTGTCCGGTCGAACTTCAAATTTTGCAAGTGGATAGGCTTGTCTGTTGTGTTCATATGGGTATATATCTCGTCTTGGAATAAGAGTTATAgtgcattttgcattttatttcACTTCAAGTGTTCACATATCTAGATGTGGGTATGGTAATAGGACCCTCTTTGAAATACATGAAAAACTTCAAAAAGAATTTGAACACTCTGGTGTTGCTCGTGTCAGATGCTTGTATGTAACACTCACTGTTGTGcagaagcgtgtgaaagagtaaaattattgtattaaaaagtcacactaagttcaattcccaggaaagagaggtggatcacgaggatcacttaagtaccaagtctttcctatctagaatatccctctatcataATTTAATAGcataataaatcactacaatcacattcacaaaatatgaacaataaatagtaaagaacaccagaattttaacgaggtttggCAAATCTTGCCTACGTcatcgggcactaccaaatatatttcactccaaaatacaagtgaagctttacaaatagggagagagaacaatgccttaagtagagaatggaaAATGTGGGATGATTAGAATGagcaatggttaggcctatttatagttgaggttcaagggccaccttgcaaagtccctatacaattagggaccaaaaattgCTATTATTCCATGCCCAAGACTAAATAAATATTTGGTGCCCGTAACTTTGACCTTTCCAAGGTATGGGTAGGTATGGGAAAGGTATGGGCAAGGTATGGGTATATtctaataatctccaccttgaagatttgattaggataatcttatcttcacacaattctttctacctttgacaacaatacttgatagtgccttcttcaactgttaaacttgcaagatattgatcaagttcaaacaatgttcgaacttggttgttgttaccaccttggtcatcatatctgcgggattatctgcagtcttgatcttctgaagaaaaaTTTTCCCCTCTTCAATAATTTCCCGTACAAAATGAAATCGTACGTCGATATGCTTTGTacgtgcatgatagacttgattatttgctaaatgaatagcactttgactatcacaatacacgttaatatgctcctgaaccaaccccaaggttttagccataccttgtaaccaaatagcctcctttacaGCCTCTGTTACAGCCATGTACTTGGCTTCTATGGTTGACAACGCAACTGTAGACTGTAatgtagacttccaacttattggtcctccagcaagtgtaaacacataaccggtggttgatcttcgcttATCTAAATCACCGGCATAGTCAGAATCAACTTacccaataacacctttaccaagtgtattatcctgCTTAAACAGTAATCCAACATCTACGATCTTCtgaatataccgtagaatccatttcacagcttgtcAATGTCCTTTTCTAAgattatgcatatacctgctcactatactaactgcctgtgaaatgtcgggtcttgtacagaccattgcatacatcaagctacccaTTGTATTAGAATACGAaacttgcaacatgtattctcgttccgtattcgttgaaggagatagttgtgcagaaagcttgaaatgagaagctaacggggtacttacaggttttgtATGCTCGTTCATGCCAAATTGCTGTAGTACCTTTTTCAAATACTGCTTCTGAGTCAAGCTAACTCTAtcatgagctctatctctccatatttccatgccgagaatccttttagcttctcctagatctttcatctcaaactcgagattgagttgagtcttcaatctttcaatctcaactttgctcttagatgctattagcatatcatcaacatataagagcaagtatatgaaagttccttCTTGTAAGCTTCAAAATACagcaatgatcaaatttacttcttgtgtacctttgccctttcatgaaccgatcaaatcgcttgtaccatcgcctcggagattgcttcaatccataaagcgactttgtcggtttgcaaacccaattttcttttccagcaaccttgaatccatctggtgagtcatatagatttcctcttccaaatcaccgtAAAACGCGATCTTCACATCAAGttgaactagttcaagatcatattaTGCAACCAAGGCTAACAAAATCcgaatagacgaatgcttcacaaccggagaaaacacttcattgtagtctattccttcttttcgagcgtaaccctttgctaccaatctagccttgtatcgaatttcattttaccagaaatccttccttctttgcatatacccatttgcatccaattgccttctttcctTGGCGGTGTCACCAACTCCGTGTTCTATTTTATGAAGAGACGTATTTttcattcattgcttgcttccactttacaccatcagggttacttattgcttctgtgtaagtagaaggaacatcatcatctgcaattggaagtacataggccactatatcatcaaagcgagcaggcttacgaatctctcttcttggcctcctatatgcaattgaatcttgttgctGTATAGATTCTTGggtaggaacctcttcatcatttgtcccttCAATATTAGCTAgatcatcgttaaccttttcaagctccacctactgcaaagtactactggttttgtcatccttttgtgaatccttgtactttaacatggttgattcatcaaaagtcacatctctactgaacacaatcttccttgtatcaggacaccagagacggtatccttttactccatcagttatacccaagaataatgctttctttgctcttgggtctaacttagattcttttacatgataatatgcggtggaaccaaatacatgtaaagaatcataatcgaTGTGATTTACCATCCACATCTCTataggagtttttccatttattgcagctgatggcaaacggttaattagatggcacgcatatgtaactgcctcagcccaaaattcATTGCCCAATCTAGCATtagacaacatacatcgaactttctccggTATAGTTCGATTCATGCGTCCACCCCATTCTCTTTGTGGTGTAACCCGAACAGTGAAGTGtcgcacaatgccctcatcttgacatacttgtagaaatggatcaTTTTTGTACTCAGTACCATTATCTgatcgaagtcgtttgacctttcgaccaatctgagtctccaccatcttttttcatttcagaaatgcatccaaaacttcactttttcttttcattagatacacccatacttttcttgaataatcatcaacaaaagtaacaaaatagtgcatacctcctaaagaagccactttggtaggtccccacacATCACTGTGAATGTAGTCTAGAATTCCTTTCGTATTGTGAATTGCCggaccaaattttaccctcttctgcttgcccagaacacaatgttcacagaattccattttgcaagaatttgcacctttcaacaagccttgcttcgccaATGTCTGTAAAACTTTTTCACCAGcatgtcccaatcgcatatgccataatctggtagcctttgaatctacatcttttgtagaaattgttgatgttgatccaataactgtacttccatttaaaaagtacaagttatttcttcttgtgcctttcatcaccgtcaattgcccagctactacttttagtaatccatctctcaaagtgattgtgagccctttagattctagggcccctaatgagatgagatttttcttcaggctaggtacgtagcgaacatctgtcaagacttggattgagccgtcgtgattcttcaattggactgtacccactcccattgtcttacaagcactatcattgcctatgagaacaattccaccttctagctctttaagactaaaaaaccagtccttattaggacacatatggtaagtacatcctgaatccaaaatccactcatccgttTGACATGCCATTACCATACCAACTAAGCTAAAGTCTGACTCCTCATCATGCTCCgctacacatgcattagaaatagtCTTGCCCTTTTGTAacttaggacaattctttttccaatgccctttttCATGGCAAAAAGCACATTCATCTTTGGCGGGTCTCCTTTGGACTTTCCCTTCTACCGATTTCTTTTTGTGTGAACGACCTCTTCTTCGTTAAGACTTCTGCAGTTGTATCtctgtgatctcttttatctttctttcgagtctcgAGATCTATACAATGCACTACTATGATcgcatcaaatgtgatcgtgtccttcccatgaagcaatgtggtggtaagatgatcatattcatcaggaagggaattcaacaacaataatgccttgtcttcatcttcaaattcctcatctaaatttaacaagtctgctaaaattttattgaatgagttcacatggtcattcatcgacataccgggtgcatacgtgaatcgataaagtttttttcatataaagcctattttcaagacttttcgttagaaacttttcttccaaAGGTATCCCATAACTTCTTCTTGATGTCTCCTCATGATGTAGTACTTtctctttggccaaacataggcgaTTGTACCACACGctgtctattgatcttggcccactcCTTGTCATCCACCTTGTCgggtttttcttcaagggctatatctagctcttgcgacataagacatccagatctcacattgccacataccaaaattattggtaccgtcaaatttctctacttcaaaaTTTACATTTGTCACGATGAGTCCTTGCGATGGCGATGTCACGCCATTTTCTCCTCAATCTCAACTACTGTATACGTGAATAGTACCGTATACGTAAATAGTATCATATACATAAATAGTATCGTATATGTAAATAGTATCATAAATGGTCGTATTCCCCAAGTACgaatctggctctgataccaattgttgtccggaagcgtgtgaaagagtaaaattattgtactaaaaaatcacactaagttcaattcccaggaaagagaggtggatcacgaggatcacttaaataccaagtctttcctagccagaatatccctctatcgtaatttaataacagaataaatcactacaatcacattcacaaaatatgaacaataaatagtaaagaacaccagaattttaacgaggttcggtaaatctTGCCTACATCCttgggcactaccaaatatatttcactccaaaatacaagtgaaactttacaaatagggagagagaacaatgccttaagtagagaatgacaAATGTGGGATGATTAGAATGagcaatggttaggcctatttatagttgaggttcaagggccgccttgcaaagtccctatacaattagggaccaaaaattgCTATTATTCCATGCCCAACACTAAATAAATATTTGGTGCCCATAACTTTGACCTTTCCAAGGTATGGGTAGGTATGGGAAATGTATGGGCAAGGTATGGGCAAGGAATGGGTATATTCTAATACTCACACTCAAGTTCGTATCACTGACAGAAGGAATTTCTTAAGTGCTTCTTGATGAGTTGTATCTTCTTATAAGTTTGGTTATCATATGCTTGAAAACAACACTTTCCATTTACAGGGGGATTATGTGTGGTATTGGCAGTGCTACTTAAAGCTGTTGGACCATATCAAAATTATGAAAGTGACGATGATATTGATGCTGAGAGCAGGCCATTACTAAAAAATGATGTTCATCCAACTTATGTTGTTGGCAGGTCTGTTTCTGGATCCAAAAGTATTGCTTGAAACATCTTTAGGTGATTGCTTCTTAGAGGTTTGGTAATGCAATTGGCAAGCccttttttcttctttattttttttatttccttcaaaattatttatatattcattTCATATACATATTTTGGTGATATTTGTAAGTAAAACATTTTTgagattagtacattttatttataaaaactcTAGATTGAGTTTTCCCTTGACTTGATATATGTTACTTAAGATCAGATGGTACTAAAACAAGTTGCCTTAGCATGCGCCTTTAAGGCTCATATCAGGTACTGCTATTTTTGTTGAGGAAAGTGAGGATGAGCTCATTCACTTGCTCTGGAAGTTGTTCTTGTACAAAGTGATTCCCTTCTGGCATGAAAATGATGTCTAGATTAGGCATAAATTGCTTCACTGTCCCTTTCCTCATGTAATCTTCCATTCCTGGGAATTTCATAACATAATCCTTCTCCCCCATTATCAGCAGTGATGGAGCAATCACTTTTGGGTTGGTTATACCACAATCCAATAGCATGCACCTGAAAAGACCATAAGTCCCAGATTAAGGGTTAGAGATGAAGAATCGCCTACCAAGTTGAAAGTTAAGGGTTCAAAAGGGTCATAGCTAGCCATTTTACCTGTAGGGAACTTGCAGTGCAGTTCGAAAACCAGAATTTTGATATAAAGTTGCATAGACATCAAGATCTTCCTCTGTGAACCATGGAGGCAATGGAGTTGATGGATCAACCAAGTTCATTATCTCCTCATTGTCGCCGGCTACTTGCAACTCACTTCTGCAGAAGAGAATATAAATGTTTCTAACCACCGTCTtaacatcaaatcggccgaaatcAGCTTCTGCTCTTCCTGGTTCTGCCCATCTTATAACGTAGAAGCCTTTAGGGAGGAGATCAAGTTGGATACCAAGAGGACCAGGTATGAGGAAAGGAATGCCTAGTGTTATGACACCTAACACCCTTTCAGGGTGGGTAACAGCTACCATGAATGCAGGCATTGCTCCAAAGTCCTTCCCAACAAGAAAAGCCTACATGTTTTCCCATTGGTTAATGTTAATTTGCACAATTAATGTATGGCTTAACTAAAAAAAgtttatatttttttcatcttgatatctaaataatttttttctaaattagtaATTTCTTGCTAACTCTAATTTTCTAAAAGGTTTAACTTATAAATTAGTACCTAAGTTATGCCatattcttattttgatatctaaacatcttttgtttttattacgagtgatacttaaattattttttctaaattagtatttttatttgtttaagaCGTCTATTTTAAAAAGACTCAATTAAAAAGTGTAATGTGACAAAAAATGACAaaaaattttcttcttcttttttctcttctTATACGAGTGTGAACATTTTAAGTTTTATGATTTTAAAAGGTTTTAGAATCAGATTAATGATTGAACCAATCATGTCACCAGttattaatttgatcaatttgtCTGGTTTGATCAAatgaattattaaaattaataatttttaaaaaaaataaaactaattgaTTAAACCAATTTGTACCGGTTAACAGACCAATCAGTTCCCTCCCTATCTCTAGAGCGGTACTCCTATAAGTTCTTCGTCTAATTGGTTTGATTGGATTTGATTTAATCAATGAAACAACTTTTTCTTATCCATTAAATTGaacaaacaaataataaaatttaattactaatttataggataaaattttttaaacaaaCTTAACGATTTGACTAATGGTTGACCTAACCAAAGTACCAAATTGAAAATAGAGAAAAAACAAAAGTAGTTTAGCTACTACTTCTAACCATAACAAAGTTAATATTAGGGAAaatgtataatttaattataatttaatatcaacatgggaaaaaatatataatttaattaacaatTTTGGGTTAAGATAAATACAACATGGTTTTGAAACTACAGCTTTATATGGAAAAAACAAATGAGCCAAATATCTTGAATTTGGTATCAAGAATGGGTATGAAAAGGCATATTCTGCAAGGTATGAAGAAGAATAGAAGAAGACGAACTTGATGATGGCCAAATGAAATTATCATTGAAGAACAGACATAAGAATTGCAATTCGAACTGAAGCATTTTCAGCAACTTAACCAATTCACATTTGTAAGCAATTAATTTGTGGTTAATGAAGTAATGGTTACCTTATCAATGGCCAAGCAGTCGAGAAGCGCAACAACTTCATCGGCAAGGTCATTGAAGTTAGCTTTTTCGGGCTCCGGTGGGTGGTCGGAGAGTCCATAGCCCCTGCAATCAAAAGCAACTGCTCGGAAGCCAGCATTAGCTACGGCAATCATCTGGTGCCTCCATGAATACCAAATTTCCGGGAAGCCATGTAGGAAAAGCACCACCTTAGGACCTGCACAACACCATTAATTATCCCATTATTTCCTATcaaccttttatatatatatgtaaataatatagTTGACTTCAAACCTGTTCCAATCTGAGCCACATGAAGCTTTAAACCTTGCACTTGTACATGGCTGTGCTGAATCTTTTCCATTGTTTAATCAGAGGAAACTAACCGAGAAAGGGAACAAAGAGATGATGGGATGGGAATTGGGATGAGATTATTGGACTTCACAAAGAGTGGTGGGGGTGTCCTTTTAACAGCTCACTTCAAAGAGTGATGATAGTGTCCTTTTAACAACTCACTACAAGGTATAACTAATACAAGGACCTATCTTGGCTATTTTACtaaattaaattcaaaaattttgatatatataaaaatgacctaaattcaaaaataatcactaaaatgaccTAAAATAAACAGTAAAATGAAGTTTTGAGACATCATTGGCCGGCACCACCTTGTATTTTGCCCCCCATGATTGTCTGATTATTATGTCaggctttaaaaaattaatttttttttattttgggaaCCCAATGGCCGGCACTaggatattttttttttaaaatcgtaTCATACTGGTATATAAAAATacgagtatttaaaaaaaaattggttctAGCCTTTGAATAGTCGACACCacactataaaaaaaaaaaattggtgctGGCCTGTAGATGGCCGACACTATTACAATTTTCGTGTCCCTAtgcaaaattttttaattttgcctTCTAATGGCCGACACcagacttaaaaaaaaattttgggtgctggtctgtaAATGGCCGACACCAGTACTTTTTTCGTGTCCCAATGCAAATTTTTTTACTTTTGGCCTTCTAATGGCCGACACCagacttcaaaaaaaaaaatttagttctGGCCTTTGAATGACTGGCACTAcactataaaaaaataaaaaataaaaaatttgggtGCTGGCCTATAGATGGTCGGCACTAGTACTTTTTTTTGTGTCCCCATGcaaatttttttacttttgaccTTCTAATGGCCAGCaccaaactttaaaaaaaaaattggtactGACCTGTACATGGCCGATACTagagtgaaaaaaaaaattagggctGGCAAGTAGATGGCACCATActgtaaaaaaataaatttttttttgttctgGCCTTATAATTGCCAGCACCAcactataaaaaaaaatttttttttgggtgTTGGCCTGTAGATGGCCGGCACTAGTACTTTTTTCATGTCccaacacaatttttttttttacttttggcCTTTTAATTGCCGACACCAGActgtaaaaaaaattttaaaaaaatatatttatttgtgtGTTAGGATATAAATGGCCGGCACCAGAgtgaaaaaaaaatttggtgcTAGCAAGTAAATGGCCAGCTCCAAATTTATGAGATATATATAGGTATTTTATTCTCCAACTGAGTTTTTCTTTGCTTTTTGTTTGCTTTATTAGTTGATCTGTTAGTTTTTCCTTTGTTGAAAAAGAAGCAAAAATTTTTGAAGATGAATTCCCAAATTCTGTTTGTTTACGTTCATTTCAATGGAGAAATGATAAACACAACTAAAAAAGGCTGTGTATTTCAAAGTGGGCAAAAAATAGGGATGAGATTCAACAAACGGGTTGCACTTGCAGATTTAAAGCAAAAAATCAATACAAAGATAGCAACCCATTACGGAAAGGAAATGCTAAGATTGTTTTGCAAATTTCCGGTTTCAACTGATCTGCTCAAATTCTTAGAAATGAAGCTTGAAGATGATGATGATCTAGGGACAATTATAGCAATTTATTGCCCCC contains these protein-coding regions:
- the LOC108459053 gene encoding tetraspanin-19-like — translated: MTRLLRNSTQSLLKLLNSFIGMVDIAMILNSFIYTLLGLGVTLCLITYSGHVAGCCLYLYMTLLFFLLMLEAGVTTDVFFNHDWEEDFPVEPTESFNKFEDFVRSNFKFCKWIGLSVVFIGGLCVVLAVLLKAVGPYQNYESDDDIDAESRPLLKNDVHPTYVVGRSVSGSKSIA
- the LOC108459434 gene encoding uncharacterized protein LOC108459434, translated to MEKIQHSHVQVQGLKLHVAQIGTGPKVVLFLHGFPEIWYSWRHQMIAVANAGFRAVAFDCRGYGLSDHPPEPEKANFNDLADEVVALLDCLAIDKAFLVGKDFGAMPAFMVAVTHPERVLGVITLGIPFLIPGPLGIQLDLLPKGFYVIRWAEPGRAEADFGRFDVKTVVRNIYILFCRSELQVAGDNEEIMNLVDPSTPLPPWFTEEDLDVYATLYQNSGFRTALQVPYRCMLLDCGITNPKVIAPSLLIMGEKDYVMKFPGMEDYMRKGTVKQFMPNLDIIFMPEGNHFVQEQLPEQVNELILTFLNKNSST